One segment of Pseudanabaena sp. PCC 6802 DNA contains the following:
- a CDS encoding tetratricopeptide repeat protein: MKAKGTQIDLVKESLVSGNYTQALMLCQQILAERPNWAIAYQYMGEALSAQGKVEDAIDAYGRAIAIQPDLAEAHAYLADLYSQIECLPEAIAHYQLALKVRPDWAALHHNLGNALYKQQELGKAVNSYQRAIAIAPNYTKAIYNLGVVLEQQGRLDAAIVAYERVIDLQPEHLNARSNLGCLLIQQAKFQEAVRVFHDALALSAGWATLHNNLGRALLGLKQIGAAIAAFSRAIQLQPDMAIARQNLGQAWQLAGYHDQAVASFQSAIALDPDCKEAYARCAASAIAMQKLDLAFSYLQAGLHVSDADREFVLSYCRSNDLSDRADEMDCARAACARFLEILQQNPQSDQLVARHQMYRQLGAIYRHFGNIYFDSGDPGGAESYYRQALQIYPDTFQLYEKLGDCLVKQKRLDDGAIAYQMALSRSNSPTLLYKLGWTLEQLQQFEQAIACYESVWQMDSTNIDGWEQDIDAESQDIKGIYLDVTHWLEGRSPLSPPADMTPIPPRKVCGGLNCHSCLREVCQWFAPWHLGNGIYRCAEQKLHPYAVPNRVPYVEQIPRGKAWSVPHKSYWQVCNAIATLTADNYLLADLSRDYPGQLPICQGYDPSQHLIFWQTALPPLEFISGKVAVLSGLSGNVYFHWMVDILPRLEILRRCGVDWAEIDWFVVNSCSSAFQSQTLEILGVPAPKIIESDRQPYIQAEQLIVPSFAGYLGWLSDWALEFLRQAFIPPALALADRHYPERIYVSRERAKFRKIFNEAEVMQVLSQHGFVSVVLESMSFLEQVAMFARAKAIVAPHGSGLTNIAFCHAGTQIVEIFSPHYVRQYFWTISQQLQLQHYYLLGKEFNSYPLLQLMYPSPLTEDILVNLNELHKIMELIE; this comes from the coding sequence ATGAAAGCTAAAGGGACGCAGATCGACTTAGTCAAGGAGTCCTTAGTTAGCGGCAATTATACTCAAGCCTTGATGCTATGTCAGCAAATCTTGGCAGAGCGCCCGAACTGGGCGATCGCCTATCAGTACATGGGTGAGGCTCTGTCCGCGCAGGGCAAAGTAGAAGATGCGATCGATGCCTATGGTAGAGCGATCGCTATTCAGCCTGACTTAGCCGAAGCACATGCTTATTTAGCCGATTTGTACAGCCAGATCGAGTGCCTGCCGGAGGCAATCGCGCACTACCAGCTAGCATTAAAGGTACGTCCCGATTGGGCAGCGCTACATCACAACTTAGGTAATGCCCTTTACAAACAGCAGGAATTGGGCAAGGCAGTAAATAGTTATCAGCGCGCGATCGCGATCGCGCCGAACTATACCAAGGCGATTTACAACCTGGGCGTAGTTCTGGAGCAACAAGGTAGGCTAGATGCAGCGATCGTCGCCTACGAACGGGTTATCGATCTGCAGCCGGAGCACCTCAATGCCCGCTCTAATTTGGGTTGCTTGCTGATCCAGCAGGCGAAATTTCAAGAAGCGGTGCGGGTATTTCATGATGCCCTAGCGCTTAGTGCGGGGTGGGCAACACTGCATAATAATCTGGGGCGGGCGCTGTTAGGACTGAAGCAAATCGGAGCGGCGATCGCGGCTTTTAGTCGTGCGATTCAGTTACAGCCCGATATGGCGATCGCGCGCCAAAATCTCGGTCAAGCTTGGCAATTGGCTGGCTATCACGACCAAGCTGTAGCGAGTTTCCAGTCTGCGATCGCACTAGATCCCGATTGTAAAGAAGCTTATGCCAGATGCGCGGCTTCTGCGATCGCGATGCAAAAGTTAGATCTAGCATTCTCTTACCTGCAAGCGGGACTACATGTCAGCGATGCGGATCGTGAATTTGTGTTGAGTTACTGTCGTTCTAACGATCTCAGCGATCGTGCAGATGAGATGGACTGCGCCCGCGCCGCTTGCGCCAGGTTTCTAGAAATTCTCCAGCAAAATCCACAATCAGACCAATTAGTTGCCCGCCATCAGATGTATCGGCAGCTTGGAGCAATTTATCGACATTTTGGCAACATTTACTTTGATAGTGGCGATCCTGGAGGAGCGGAAAGTTATTATCGCCAGGCACTTCAGATTTATCCAGATACTTTTCAACTATATGAGAAATTGGGTGATTGTTTAGTCAAACAAAAACGCCTCGATGATGGGGCGATCGCCTATCAGATGGCATTGTCACGCTCGAATTCTCCCACGCTTCTATATAAATTGGGTTGGACATTGGAGCAGTTACAGCAGTTCGAGCAGGCGATCGCTTGTTACGAAAGTGTTTGGCAAATGGATAGTACCAATATAGATGGTTGGGAGCAGGATATCGATGCCGAGAGCCAGGATATTAAGGGAATCTACCTTGATGTCACGCATTGGTTAGAGGGGAGATCGCCGTTGTCGCCACCAGCCGATATGACACCCATCCCACCGCGCAAAGTGTGTGGCGGGCTAAATTGCCATTCCTGTCTGCGCGAAGTTTGCCAGTGGTTTGCACCTTGGCATTTAGGCAATGGCATTTATCGCTGTGCCGAGCAAAAGCTGCATCCATATGCTGTCCCCAATCGAGTCCCTTATGTGGAGCAGATTCCCAGAGGGAAAGCCTGGAGCGTGCCGCATAAAAGTTATTGGCAAGTGTGCAACGCGATCGCCACGCTAACCGCCGATAATTATTTGCTAGCGGATCTATCGCGCGACTATCCAGGGCAACTGCCAATTTGTCAGGGATACGATCCATCGCAGCATCTTATCTTCTGGCAAACGGCCTTGCCACCACTCGAATTTATTTCAGGCAAGGTGGCAGTGCTGTCGGGTTTATCTGGTAATGTCTACTTTCACTGGATGGTAGATATTCTGCCGCGTTTGGAGATTTTGCGACGATGTGGCGTAGATTGGGCGGAGATCGATTGGTTTGTCGTTAATAGTTGCAGTTCTGCCTTTCAGTCGCAAACCTTGGAAATTCTGGGCGTACCAGCGCCGAAAATTATCGAAAGCGATCGCCAGCCCTACATTCAAGCCGAGCAATTAATCGTGCCGTCGTTTGCCGGATATTTGGGGTGGCTGAGCGACTGGGCTTTGGAATTTTTGCGTCAAGCGTTTATCCCACCCGCCTTAGCCCTTGCAGACAGGCATTATCCCGAACGCATCTATGTCAGCCGCGAGCGGGCCAAGTTTCGGAAAATTTTCAACGAAGCCGAGGTGATGCAAGTTCTCAGTCAGCATGGGTTTGTCTCCGTGGTACTGGAATCCATGAGTTTTTTAGAGCAGGTTGCTATGTTTGCTCGTGCCAAAGCGATCGTTGCGCCCCACGGCAGCGGACTCACTAACATTGCTTTTTGCCATGCTGGGACGCAAATAGTAGAGATTTTTTCACCCCATTATGTCAGACAATATTTTTGGACGATTAGCCAGCAGCTACAACTCCAGCATTACTACTTGTTGGGTAAAGAATTTAACAGCTATCCCCTTCTGCAACTTATGTATCCTAGCCCGCTTACCGAAGATATTCTGGTTAATTTAAATGAGTTACACAAAATTATGGAGTTAATCGAGTGA
- a CDS encoding calcium-binding protein, with protein sequence MSLITDTTQPGSSVTNSQNGLDIQGTDGNDRLNGSSGNDSINLLAGNDFLDADEGDDTVSAGDGDDSVWGSTGNDTITGEQGNDSLQGNAGNDSIDGGDGSDTLYGGQDSDTLDGGAGDDLVFGNRGNDSVSGGSGNDSVYGGQGDDTVEGGAGNDLVSGDRNNDVVSGGEGSDTVLGGEGNDTLSGDSGNDVLTGGSGADAFSFGGATATSLAQLGLDTLTDFNITEGDKIRLDKQIFFGTDIARALTADDLQAGTPDVAGTSAAKLIYDPTTGLLYSNADSLPGNETAFAQLPTGLDTQALLGALEMF encoded by the coding sequence ATGTCATTAATAACCGATACAACTCAGCCAGGTTCATCAGTAACCAACAGCCAAAATGGACTGGACATCCAAGGTACTGATGGGAACGATCGCCTAAATGGCAGCAGTGGGAACGACAGTATTAACCTTTTAGCTGGTAACGATTTCCTGGATGCAGATGAAGGAGACGATACTGTTAGTGCTGGGGATGGGGATGATTCTGTATGGGGATCTACTGGAAATGACACCATTACGGGCGAACAGGGCAATGACTCTTTGCAAGGCAACGCGGGGAATGATTCAATTGACGGCGGGGATGGCAGCGATACGCTTTATGGCGGACAAGACAGCGATACATTGGATGGTGGTGCTGGTGACGATCTGGTCTTTGGCAATAGGGGTAATGATTCGGTCAGTGGCGGAAGCGGAAATGATAGCGTCTACGGCGGTCAGGGTGATGACACGGTAGAAGGTGGTGCTGGCAACGATCTAGTCTCAGGTGACAGGAACAATGATGTGGTCAGCGGTGGAGAGGGCAGCGATACTGTTTTGGGTGGAGAGGGCAATGACACGCTCTCAGGAGATAGCGGTAATGATGTTCTAACTGGCGGGTCTGGTGCAGATGCCTTTAGCTTTGGTGGGGCTACTGCTACGAGTCTCGCGCAGCTAGGTCTGGATACATTGACAGATTTCAATATTACTGAGGGAGACAAAATTAGACTCGACAAGCAAATCTTTTTTGGTACCGATATAGCACGAGCGCTGACCGCTGATGACTTGCAAGCTGGCACTCCTGATGTTGCCGGAACTAGTGCGGCAAAACTAATCTACGATCCTACGACTGGATTGCTGTACTCCAATGCCGATAGCTTACCTGGTAACGAAACTGCCTTTGCTCAGTTGCCAACTGGTTTAGATACGCAAGCATTGTTGGGAGCGCTGGAAATGTTTTAG
- a CDS encoding sulfate ABC transporter substrate-binding protein → MHLVWRNFRKWLSLFGVGLFLAAAIAACGPQANQSSPADQSSPTVRSSSPKEAKITLVSYAVTKAAYAKIIPLFVAEWEQKTGQKVTVKESYGGSGAQTRAIIDGLEADVVNLALEGDVNKLQKAGLIDEGWQKELPNDSIVTKSVVALSYRDGNPKGIKSWDDVVKPGVEIITANPKTSGVAKWNFLAVYGAAREKLKDDGKAQEFVQKFYQNAKVLAKDAREATEVFAKQGQGDLLLNYENEVILAEKEGKKIPFVVPTNVNISIDTPATVVDTNVKKHGTEAVAKAFAEFLFTAPAQREFTALGFRSVLPEVESENKDRFPKIEKLLTVKDFGGWDGIEKQFFAKGAVFDRIQASLGK, encoded by the coding sequence ATGCACCTGGTTTGGCGAAATTTCAGGAAGTGGCTTAGCTTGTTTGGCGTGGGACTGTTTCTTGCGGCGGCGATCGCCGCCTGTGGCCCCCAAGCAAACCAATCTTCCCCAGCCGACCAATCTTCCCCAACCGTTCGCTCCAGCAGCCCCAAAGAAGCCAAAATCACGCTCGTTTCCTATGCGGTAACTAAAGCCGCCTATGCCAAAATTATTCCCTTGTTTGTAGCAGAGTGGGAACAGAAAACTGGACAGAAGGTAACTGTCAAAGAAAGCTATGGCGGCTCGGGGGCGCAAACCCGAGCCATTATTGATGGTTTGGAAGCTGATGTGGTAAATCTAGCATTAGAAGGAGATGTTAATAAGCTGCAAAAAGCAGGCTTGATAGACGAAGGATGGCAAAAAGAGTTACCCAATGACTCCATTGTGACCAAATCGGTAGTGGCGCTATCCTATCGCGATGGCAATCCCAAAGGCATTAAGTCTTGGGATGATGTAGTTAAGCCTGGAGTTGAGATAATTACGGCCAATCCCAAGACTTCAGGTGTAGCGAAATGGAATTTCCTGGCGGTTTACGGTGCGGCTAGAGAAAAACTTAAGGATGATGGCAAAGCCCAAGAATTCGTCCAAAAGTTCTATCAAAACGCCAAAGTCCTGGCTAAAGATGCTCGCGAGGCTACGGAAGTTTTCGCTAAGCAAGGTCAGGGCGATCTCCTGCTCAATTATGAGAATGAAGTCATCCTGGCGGAGAAAGAAGGCAAAAAAATTCCATTTGTCGTGCCGACCAATGTAAATATCTCAATTGATACGCCAGCCACCGTAGTCGATACCAATGTCAAAAAACACGGTACAGAGGCAGTAGCCAAAGCTTTTGCCGAGTTTTTATTCACCGCACCTGCCCAACGGGAGTTTACTGCACTTGGGTTTAGATCTGTCCTGCCAGAAGTGGAAAGTGAAAATAAAGATCGGTTCCCCAAAATAGAGAAACTGCTGACAGTTAAAGACTTTGGTGGTTGGGATGGTATTGAGAAGCAATTCTTTGCGAAAGGAGCCGTTTTCGATCGAATTCAAGCCAGCTTAGGTAAGTAA
- a CDS encoding IS630 family transposase, with protein MDKPDGRHLSIETQNYLRQQAIRLREQGKRVCDISEYLGIHRNTITEWWWAYQDYGEAALFQQRRGREVGEGRSLSASEETTIEAMLRGHSPEEYQIESALWSRRAVKALIEQELGVEMPIRTVGEYLKRWGYSPQKPIERAYEQDPAAVKHWLQEEYPAIEQRAQAEGAEIEWGDESGLSSDEYGGRGYAPKGHPPEIRPSKRERTRLNFIASISNQGTIQFMLYTCTLTAPVFIEFLQRLIDKRSSKLFWIVDRHPVHRERPVQQWLEQHSQEIELFYLPSYAPQLNPVEYFNGDVKQGVHAKPLTRNLGQLKHRLLSQLQKLQRLPAHIRSYFKHPSIIYAAL; from the coding sequence ATGGATAAACCAGATGGCCGACACCTATCGATAGAGACGCAAAATTACCTTCGACAGCAAGCGATCCGGTTGCGAGAACAAGGGAAACGAGTATGTGATATTAGTGAGTACCTGGGGATTCATCGTAACACGATTACGGAGTGGTGGTGGGCGTATCAAGATTACGGAGAAGCAGCCCTGTTTCAGCAGCGACGAGGACGAGAGGTAGGGGAAGGGCGCAGTTTAAGTGCCTCAGAGGAAACAACGATTGAAGCAATGCTGCGGGGACACAGCCCGGAGGAATACCAGATCGAGAGCGCCTTGTGGAGTAGACGAGCCGTAAAAGCCTTAATCGAGCAAGAATTAGGTGTGGAGATGCCAATCCGCACAGTGGGGGAATACCTCAAACGATGGGGCTACAGCCCCCAGAAGCCGATCGAACGTGCCTATGAGCAAGACCCCGCTGCCGTGAAACACTGGTTACAGGAAGAATATCCCGCGATTGAGCAACGGGCACAAGCAGAAGGTGCCGAAATCGAGTGGGGAGATGAATCGGGACTCAGTTCTGATGAGTATGGGGGGCGAGGTTATGCACCCAAGGGGCATCCCCCTGAAATTCGTCCTAGTAAACGCGAGCGGACACGGTTGAATTTCATTGCTAGCATCAGTAATCAAGGCACGATTCAATTTATGCTTTACACCTGTACCTTGACAGCCCCAGTATTTATTGAATTTCTGCAACGGTTGATTGACAAGCGTTCAAGCAAACTGTTTTGGATCGTGGATCGCCATCCCGTCCATCGAGAGCGCCCCGTGCAGCAATGGTTAGAACAGCACTCCCAGGAGATCGAGTTATTTTATTTGCCTTCCTATGCGCCGCAGTTGAATCCAGTAGAGTATTTCAATGGTGATGTGAAACAGGGAGTTCACGCCAAACCTCTGACGCGAAACCTGGGTCAATTAAAACATAGATTGCTATCTCAACTGCAGAAATTGCAGAGATTGCCTGCCCACATTAGGAGTTACTTTAAGCATCCATCTATTATTTATGCTGCTCTATAG
- a CDS encoding NIL domain-containing protein yields MFAETQYNCSFSGYGSEDAIANSSDVDSDDTRPTRANITVRIAKDYHQEPVISHLISKYGVTVNITAALLGENKQEDGWFNLELQGTNRQIRSALNYLNELDVEFWHQNTSDRHEGW; encoded by the coding sequence ATGTTTGCTGAAACTCAATACAATTGCTCGTTTTCTGGATATGGCTCGGAAGATGCGATCGCTAATTCAAGCGATGTTGACTCAGACGACACAAGACCTACTCGTGCTAATATCACCGTTCGTATTGCTAAAGACTATCATCAGGAACCAGTAATTTCTCATCTCATCTCTAAGTACGGCGTAACTGTAAATATTACAGCAGCTCTATTGGGTGAGAATAAACAGGAGGATGGTTGGTTTAATTTAGAACTGCAAGGTACGAATCGACAAATCCGCAGTGCCTTAAACTACTTAAATGAACTTGATGTAGAATTTTGGCACCAAAATACTTCCGATCGCCATGAGGGATGGTAA
- the cysT gene encoding sulfate ABC transporter permease subunit CysT, whose amino-acid sequence MTISYDTKQRKIPYAWIVTWVYLIFMLLIPIAALILKAATAPPEEFWKIVSSPVALSTYDVTFVTALFAALLNGLFGTLLAWVLVRYSFPGKKIIDAAVDLPFALPTAVAGITLATVYRPDGWIGALFAPFGIKIAFTRLGVFIAMVFISLPFVVRTLQPVLQEMEKEIEEAAWSLGATKWQTFWRVILPPLIPAILTGVVLGFSRAVGEFGSIVIIAANLPFKDLIAPVLIFQRLEEYDYVGATVIGAVLLAISLVMILIINFLQRWGQKYGF is encoded by the coding sequence ATGACAATATCGTACGACACTAAACAGCGCAAAATTCCCTATGCCTGGATTGTCACCTGGGTCTACTTGATCTTCATGCTGTTGATCCCAATAGCAGCTTTGATTCTCAAAGCTGCTACCGCGCCACCAGAAGAGTTTTGGAAAATTGTCTCCAGTCCGGTAGCGCTGTCAACCTACGATGTTACGTTTGTAACGGCCTTATTTGCCGCACTGCTCAATGGCTTATTTGGTACGCTTTTAGCGTGGGTACTGGTGCGCTACAGTTTCCCAGGCAAAAAGATTATAGATGCGGCAGTCGATCTGCCGTTCGCTCTCCCAACTGCTGTAGCAGGTATTACCCTAGCTACGGTTTACAGGCCCGATGGCTGGATTGGTGCCTTATTCGCCCCATTTGGCATCAAAATTGCCTTCACTCGCCTTGGCGTGTTCATTGCAATGGTGTTTATTTCCCTACCATTTGTGGTGCGGACGCTTCAGCCCGTTCTGCAAGAGATGGAGAAAGAAATAGAAGAAGCCGCCTGGAGTTTGGGAGCTACCAAATGGCAGACTTTCTGGCGCGTGATTTTGCCGCCGTTGATTCCTGCCATCCTTACAGGGGTAGTCCTGGGTTTTTCTAGAGCCGTGGGTGAATTTGGTTCGATTGTAATTATCGCTGCGAACTTGCCCTTTAAGGATTTGATCGCTCCCGTCTTGATTTTTCAACGACTGGAGGAATATGACTATGTCGGTGCTACAGTTATTGGCGCGGTATTGCTGGCAATTTCGTTAGTAATGATCTTGATTATTAATTTCCTACAGCGATGGGGACAAAAGTATGGTTTCTGA
- the cysW gene encoding sulfate ABC transporter permease subunit CysW, which translates to MVSESISAVSDRSKTRDSGYWVKFALIAIAVLYLGLVLLFPVLNVVVVAFSKGVGPFFKALTTEDFLSAARLTLIVAAVALPLNTIFGLCAAWVIARNQFRGKTLLISIIDLPFSISPVVAGLMLVMLYGRVGWLGPFLQQANFKVIFALPAIILASAFVTMPFVAREVIPVLEEIGSAEEEAAKTLGASDWQIFWRVTLPNIRWGLLYGLLLTNARAMGEFGAVSVVSGGIAGETQTLPLYVEEAYKNYQSQEAFAASLVLGLLALVTLVLKEILERRTHHSRS; encoded by the coding sequence ATGGTTTCTGAATCTATTTCTGCTGTTTCCGATCGCAGTAAAACTCGCGACTCGGGCTATTGGGTCAAATTTGCACTGATCGCGATCGCCGTTCTCTATCTCGGTTTAGTACTGCTTTTCCCCGTCCTCAATGTTGTAGTTGTAGCATTTTCCAAAGGTGTCGGTCCCTTCTTCAAAGCATTGACAACAGAAGATTTCCTGAGTGCCGCACGACTGACATTAATTGTGGCAGCGGTCGCTCTACCGCTTAACACCATTTTTGGACTGTGTGCTGCTTGGGTAATTGCCCGCAATCAGTTTCGGGGCAAAACTTTGCTGATCAGTATTATCGACTTACCTTTCTCCATCTCTCCCGTGGTTGCAGGTCTAATGCTCGTCATGTTATACGGCAGGGTGGGATGGTTGGGGCCATTCTTGCAGCAGGCTAACTTCAAAGTAATTTTTGCCCTGCCCGCCATCATTCTGGCCAGTGCATTCGTGACTATGCCGTTTGTAGCTCGCGAGGTAATCCCCGTGTTAGAAGAAATCGGTAGTGCTGAAGAAGAAGCAGCTAAAACTTTGGGTGCCAGCGATTGGCAAATCTTTTGGCGCGTCACCCTACCCAATATTCGCTGGGGGTTACTTTACGGTCTTCTCCTCACCAATGCCAGAGCCATGGGAGAATTTGGCGCAGTCTCAGTGGTATCGGGGGGTATTGCAGGCGAGACGCAAACCCTACCTCTATATGTGGAGGAAGCCTACAAAAACTACCAATCTCAAGAGGCATTTGCGGCATCTTTAGTACTGGGGTTGCTGGCATTAGTTACTCTGGTATTAAAGGAAATCCTGGAACGACGCACGCATCACTCCAGATCTTGA
- a CDS encoding SagB/ThcOx family dehydrogenase, with translation MPDTSASRASIAQHYHERTKYAPETIAAHNRGLDWSTQPQPYKEYKLGKVYDLKTYLNEEIQVDRDGLLTSRWRRLSHLLFCSYGLTARVQTMTGEAIFLRAAPSAGGLYPAEVYLISGGTPILPAGLYNYQPQSHSLIHFWEDNSVWSTFKQACLGNPIVESTRMAIVTTAIFFRSAWRYQDRAYRRICLDTGHLLGNIELACALNGFRPYLIGGFDDEAVNQLLYLDVSQEGAIAIVPLTDVTEDEDDIPATASSAVSSQTITEYPRIPDGQLLEFLHLATQIYPEPSETALEPDASRSLLDPESGTSKTNAPDPDTSDRSDKYNFPFCTKISTVSPPIDWGEQLEGLENSILRRRSTRAYSGAHLDLGELNALLDFTYHPHHYGMQGLSPHPDYFDLSLIETFIAVSAVTGLEEGCYYYAPKAQELRQIRFKNFKQELHYLCLGQDLGRDAAVVLFHTADLNKAVAKYGDRVYRYLHMDAGHLGQRLNLAAIHLGLGASGIGGFFDDRVNEVLGIPVDEAVVYITTLGRPAYSYA, from the coding sequence ATGCCAGACACATCAGCCTCCAGAGCATCGATCGCTCAGCACTATCACGAACGTACCAAGTACGCCCCCGAAACTATAGCCGCTCACAATCGCGGCTTAGATTGGAGTACTCAGCCCCAACCCTATAAAGAGTATAAACTCGGTAAGGTTTACGATCTCAAAACCTATCTCAATGAAGAAATTCAAGTGGATCGCGACGGTCTATTGACTAGCAGGTGGCGGCGCTTGTCGCACCTGCTCTTTTGCAGTTATGGACTAACAGCAAGGGTTCAAACCATGACGGGGGAAGCAATTTTTCTGCGGGCAGCACCGTCAGCCGGGGGACTGTATCCGGCGGAAGTATACCTGATCTCGGGTGGTACGCCAATTTTGCCAGCGGGGTTGTACAACTATCAGCCCCAGTCCCATTCTCTTATCCATTTTTGGGAGGACAACAGCGTTTGGAGTACTTTTAAACAAGCCTGTCTGGGCAATCCGATCGTAGAGAGCACGCGCATGGCGATCGTTACTACTGCCATCTTCTTTAGATCGGCATGGCGCTATCAAGATCGAGCCTATCGTCGTATTTGTCTAGACACAGGCCATTTATTAGGCAATATCGAACTAGCCTGCGCGCTCAATGGGTTTCGTCCTTATCTGATTGGGGGGTTTGACGACGAGGCGGTCAATCAATTACTTTATCTTGATGTATCGCAGGAAGGCGCGATCGCAATCGTTCCCCTCACGGATGTGACGGAAGATGAGGACGATATCCCAGCAACTGCATCTTCTGCGGTTTCTTCGCAGACAATTACGGAATATCCGCGCATTCCCGACGGTCAGCTTTTAGAATTTCTTCATCTTGCCACTCAGATTTATCCCGAACCATCAGAAACTGCTTTAGAGCCAGATGCGTCGCGATCGCTACTAGATCCAGAGTCAGGTACATCAAAGACCAACGCACCAGATCCAGATACATCCGATCGCTCCGACAAATATAACTTCCCTTTCTGTACGAAGATATCTACAGTCTCGCCACCCATTGATTGGGGCGAGCAACTAGAAGGTTTAGAAAATAGCATTTTGCGGCGACGCTCTACCCGTGCTTATAGCGGCGCTCATCTAGATTTAGGCGAACTGAATGCCCTATTGGATTTCACCTATCACCCCCATCACTATGGGATGCAGGGTCTATCTCCGCATCCCGATTATTTCGACCTCAGTCTGATCGAGACTTTCATTGCGGTCTCCGCCGTAACTGGTTTGGAAGAGGGATGTTATTACTACGCTCCCAAAGCACAGGAACTGCGCCAGATTCGTTTCAAAAATTTCAAGCAAGAGTTGCATTATCTCTGCTTGGGACAAGATCTAGGCCGCGATGCTGCTGTCGTTCTATTTCACACTGCCGATCTCAATAAAGCAGTGGCTAAATATGGCGATCGCGTCTACCGCTATTTGCACATGGATGCGGGGCATTTGGGACAGCGGTTAAATCTCGCCGCGATTCACCTGGGGCTGGGAGCCAGTGGCATCGGAGGGTTCTTCGACGATCGAGTCAATGAGGTTCTGGGTATTCCAGTCGATGAAGCCGTGGTTTACATCACAACCCTAGGAAGGCCAGCCTACTCGTACGCATAG
- a CDS encoding YkgJ family cysteine cluster protein encodes MATWQCIKNCGACCHLAPDDRPDLEEYLTDEELALYLSMVGVDGWCVNFERATRLCRIYDSRPRFCRVEPEIFADMYGIEPEELNDFAIQCCHEQIEAVYGDRSLEQIRFEQAVGLRSL; translated from the coding sequence ATGGCAACTTGGCAATGTATTAAAAATTGTGGCGCATGTTGCCATCTTGCCCCCGACGATCGCCCGGATCTTGAAGAGTATCTGACCGATGAAGAATTGGCTCTTTATTTGAGCATGGTGGGCGTGGATGGTTGGTGCGTTAACTTCGAGCGCGCCACGCGCCTATGCCGGATCTACGACTCGCGCCCGCGCTTTTGCCGTGTCGAGCCTGAGATATTTGCAGATATGTATGGCATTGAACCTGAAGAATTAAATGATTTTGCCATTCAATGTTGCCACGAACAAATTGAGGCAGTCTACGGCGATCGCTCTTTAGAACAAATCCGCTTTGAGCAAGCAGTAGGTTTGCGGTCTCTATAG
- a CDS encoding class II glutamine amidotransferase: MCQLLGMNCNVPTDICFSFEGFCARGGKTDDHKDGWGIAFFEGLGCRVFLDDKPSSLSPVAAFIRQYPIKSTNAIAHIRKATIGPVGLDNCHPFQRELWGRYWVFAHNGDLPTLQFDRDGFYRPVGQTDSEQAFCLLLNRMRQQFPDRKPTIKELYPVLQEITQAIASHGIFNYLLSDGEHFFAHCSTKLCYILRQAPFAAAHLIDEDITVDFQELTTPSDRVAIVATTSLTDNEAWISLQPGELLVFQDGSPLNLRA; the protein is encoded by the coding sequence ATGTGTCAGTTGCTGGGGATGAACTGTAACGTACCCACGGATATTTGCTTCTCATTTGAGGGGTTTTGCGCGCGTGGTGGTAAAACAGACGACCATAAAGATGGATGGGGTATCGCCTTTTTTGAAGGCTTAGGGTGTCGCGTATTTCTGGATGATAAGCCTTCTAGCCTATCCCCAGTCGCTGCATTCATCCGACAATACCCGATTAAATCCACGAACGCGATCGCGCACATTCGCAAAGCCACAATTGGGCCAGTGGGATTAGATAACTGCCACCCATTTCAGCGGGAGTTGTGGGGGCGCTATTGGGTGTTTGCTCACAACGGCGATCTACCAACTTTACAGTTCGATCGCGATGGTTTTTACCGCCCTGTGGGACAAACCGACAGCGAGCAAGCATTTTGCCTGCTCCTCAATCGCATGCGGCAGCAGTTTCCCGATCGCAAGCCCACCATCAAGGAGTTGTATCCTGTCTTGCAAGAAATTACCCAAGCGATCGCCAGTCATGGCATCTTCAACTATTTACTGTCTGATGGCGAACACTTTTTTGCTCATTGTTCCACCAAACTCTGCTATATTCTGCGTCAAGCTCCGTTTGCAGCAGCTCATCTGATTGATGAAGATATCACGGTGGATTTTCAAGAACTAACCACACCAAGCGATCGAGTAGCGATCGTTGCTACCACCTCATTAACCGATAACGAAGCCTGGATATCGCTCCAACCTGGCGAACTGTTAGTATTTCAAGATGGTTCGCCTCTCAATCTGAGAGCCTGA